A section of the Terriglobia bacterium genome encodes:
- a CDS encoding PAS domain-containing protein, whose translation MNEPGFWLEEFPAAITVTDADGTILTMNARSRETFAKDGGGALVGKSVLDCHPEPARSKTARLYEDRTPNHYTIRKDGRRKIVHQVPWYRDGAFAGVAEIVFPIPDEVPEFDRG comes from the coding sequence ATGAACGAACCTGGATTCTGGCTCGAGGAGTTCCCGGCGGCGATCACCGTGACCGACGCGGACGGGACGATCCTCACCATGAACGCGCGGTCGCGGGAGACGTTCGCGAAGGACGGCGGCGGCGCGCTGGTCGGGAAGAGCGTTCTCGATTGCCACCCGGAGCCGGCGCGCTCGAAGACGGCCCGCCTCTACGAGGACCGGACGCCCAACCACTACACGATCCGCAAGGACGGCCGGCGGAAGATCGTCCACCAGGTCCCGTGGTACCGGGACGGCGCGTTCGCCGGCGTCGCGGAGATCGTCTTCCCGATCCCCGACGAGGTGCCGGAGTTCGACCGGGGGTAG